A portion of the Anthonomus grandis grandis chromosome 19, icAntGran1.3, whole genome shotgun sequence genome contains these proteins:
- the LOC126747228 gene encoding uridine diphosphate glucose pyrophosphatase NUDT14-like has protein sequence MTSVLTSHFTPKNAPVKRLLRPFLVILQSKIEVSCAKRPRYPPKMEKITDVIMRPLENSIYVKPYRMHFTQNGRKKDWDLLGVHESVAIVIFNVTRRVLVLVKQFRPAVYLGTIDPADRQVGCEIDTEKYPPRRGITLEVCAGIVDKKLPLVEIAREEILEECGYDVPVNRIEFISTYQSGVGTSAAHQTAYYCEVTDEMKTGSGGGTDDELIEVVEMTIEEIKKYVTQKEVINSPPSFMYAIYWFLLNKAPNL, from the exons ATGACATCGGTCCTAACCTCACATTTTACCCCGAAAAACGCCCCAGTTAAAAGGCTCCTCAGGCCGTTCCTCGTAATTCTACAGTCGAAAATCGAGGTGTCTTGCGCCAAGCGACCCCGCTACCCTCCAAAAATGGAGAAAATAACGGATGTCATCATGCGCCCCCTCGAAAACTCCATCTACGTGAAACCCTATCGGATGCACTTCACCCAGAACGGGCGTAAAAAGGATTGGGACCTGTTGGGGGTGCACGAGAGCGTCGCCATCGTTATTTTCAATGTTACCAGGCGGGTTTTGGTGCTGGTCAAACAGTTTAGGCCGGCGGTTTATTTGGGGACAATCGATCCAGCTGATCGGCAGGtcggttgtgagattgatacaGAGAAGTACCCTCCGAGACGTGGGATCACTTTGGAGGTATGTGCTGGAATTGTGGATAAGAAATTACCCTTGGTAGAGATTGCTAGGGAGGAGATTCTTGAGGAGTGCGGATATGATGTGCCAGTGAACCGAATTGAATTTATCA GTACTTACCAATCTGGAGTCGGTACATCGGCCGCTCACCAAACAGCCTACTACTGTGAAGTGACAGACGAGATGAAAACAGGCTCGGGGGGTGGCACCGATGATGAATTAATTGAGGTGGTTGAAATGACCATAGAGGAAATTAAGAAATATGTTACTCAAAAAGAGGTGATCAACAGTCCGCCCAGTTTTATGTATGCgatttattggtttttgttgAACAAGGCTCCCAATTTGTGA
- the LOC126747227 gene encoding uncharacterized protein LOC126747227, which produces MYIKKTISLTPISKMLHKALIFLAAVSAIAAEGNLTKQVYQKINEYKNLYSLLSENSYKIAEEAFSQTNHIIANLTGGLQETFSYNNASKKISDLEAQAKNLGMDISNCLLLNQLDFDQAKAIINTTETLGHTYTEYSTVILMYLELSLDRLHNDQTNNLSKYETTMDYCLLRENQPAQNTCLWELLTEVHLGITLFHSEGVLLEKTVGAVAVQLEEKMPEVVLECETSWRIYVDYVVGEITNCAQNVFNNDTRE; this is translated from the exons atgtatattaaaaaaacaatcagtCTAACCCCGATAAGCAAAATGTTGCATAAAGCCTTGATATTTTTAGCCGCCGTGTCAGCTATTGCA GCTGAAGGCAACTTAACCAAACAAGTTTACCAGAAAATCAATGAATACAAGAACTTGTACTCACTACTGTCTGAAAACAGTTACAAAATAGCTGAGGAAGCTTTTAGCCAAACAAACCACATTATTGCAAATTTGACTGGGGGGCTCCAAGAGACATTCTCTTACAATaatgcttcaaaaaaaatatctgaccTGGAAGCGCAAGCTAAAAACTTAG GCATGGATATATCAAATTGCCTTCTCCTCAACCAACTTGACTTCGATCAAGCCAAAGCCATCATTAACACAACAGAAACCCTTGGCCACACTTACACCGAATACTCCACAGTAATCCTGATGTACCTGGAACTCTCTTTGGATAGATTACACAATGACCAAACCAACAATCTCTCCAAATATGAGACAACTATGGACTACTGTCTACTGAGGGAAAACCAACCAGCTCAGAACACTTGCCTGTGGGAGTTGCTCACCGAGGTGCATCTAGGCATAACTTTGTTCCACTCTGAGGGTGTTTTATTGGAAAAGACTGTGGGCGCTGTGGCTGTTCAGTTAGAGGAAAAGATGCCTGAAGTTGTTTTGGAGTGTGAAACAAGTTGGCGGATATATGTCGACTATGTTGTGGGGGAAATTACTAATTGTGCACAGAATGTTTTCAATAATGACACCAGAGAATAA